One window of the Shewanella litorisediminis genome contains the following:
- the mltB gene encoding lytic murein transglycosylase B, giving the protein MSSAPGLALLLGLFAANLALAAETEIDTARDSFISRQSALGFSRAQIDAFLADAQYNPKVIEAISRPWEAKPWYLYRPRFLTEARLNAGLEFWRTHESTIDKASAQFGVEPQMIVAIIGIETHYGQTMGSYSVRDALYTLGFYYPPRASFFLKELGELQKLEQEEGLNLGTLKGSYAGAMGFGQFMPSSYRYYGVDFDGDGRKDLLGSPADAIGSVANYFHQHGWQAGDAVAVRLESHDEAPPTAALWQGEPLTLKASDILGGSFGLADKRDLDVARPAMLFKLEQETHDEYWMGFKNFFVITRYNRSPLYAMAAYEFSEQLKHAHAKY; this is encoded by the coding sequence ATGAGTTCTGCCCCGGGCCTTGCCTTGTTGCTTGGCCTTTTCGCCGCCAATCTTGCGCTTGCTGCCGAGACCGAAATAGACACTGCCAGGGACAGCTTTATTTCCCGCCAGAGCGCCCTTGGCTTTTCCCGCGCGCAAATCGATGCTTTTCTGGCCGATGCTCAATATAACCCCAAGGTGATTGAAGCCATCAGTCGCCCATGGGAAGCCAAACCCTGGTATCTCTATCGGCCGCGCTTTCTCACCGAGGCAAGGCTTAACGCCGGGCTGGAATTCTGGCGTACCCACGAAAGCACCATCGACAAGGCATCGGCGCAATTTGGGGTTGAGCCCCAGATGATTGTGGCCATCATTGGTATAGAAACCCATTACGGCCAAACCATGGGCAGTTACAGTGTGCGCGATGCCCTGTACACACTGGGGTTTTACTACCCGCCCAGGGCCAGCTTTTTTCTGAAAGAGCTGGGAGAACTGCAAAAGCTTGAGCAGGAAGAAGGCCTGAATCTGGGAACATTAAAAGGCTCTTATGCCGGTGCCATGGGATTTGGTCAGTTTATGCCATCCAGCTACCGATACTACGGTGTTGATTTTGATGGCGATGGCCGCAAAGACTTACTCGGCAGTCCAGCCGATGCCATAGGCAGCGTTGCCAACTACTTTCACCAACATGGATGGCAAGCGGGTGACGCTGTGGCCGTTCGATTGGAGAGTCATGATGAGGCGCCGCCCACAGCCGCCCTCTGGCAAGGAGAGCCTTTAACCCTCAAGGCATCCGATATCCTCGGTGGCAGCTTCGGCCTTGCCGATAAACGGGATCTGGATGTAGCGCGACCTGCGATGCTGTTTAAATTAGAGCAGGAAACTCATGACGAATACTGGATGGGTTTTAAGAATTTTTTCGTAATCACCCGTTATAATCGCAGCCCTCTTTATGCCATGGCGGCCTATGAATTCAGTGAGCAGCTCAAACATGCCCATGCCAAGTATTAA
- the ybeD gene encoding DUF493 family protein YbeD, with product MLNTTFDQYLEFPCSFPFKVVGDASDTLADRVVAVVQQHAPGDYSPTSKASSKGTYVSVTIRVSVTSKEHIETLYTALAAIDGVKRVL from the coding sequence ATGTTGAATACCACTTTTGACCAGTACCTGGAGTTTCCCTGTTCCTTCCCCTTTAAGGTTGTGGGTGACGCCAGCGATACCCTGGCCGATCGCGTGGTAGCCGTGGTGCAACAACATGCCCCCGGCGACTACAGCCCCACTTCCAAAGCTTCTAGCAAGGGCACCTATGTGTCGGTCACCATTCGTGTGAGTGTGACCAGCAAAGAGCACATCGAGACCCTGTACACTGCGCTTGCCGCCATCGACGGCGTAAAGCGGGTACTTTAA
- a CDS encoding serine hydrolase, with amino-acid sequence MKVFKPSAPKSMLLLAIVSASAFAAPPTVVPEAPSVAAKAYVLMDYHTGQIIAEEHAYEQLNPASLTKMMTSYVIGHEMKVGNISPEDDVTITKNAWSKNFPDSSKMFIEVGKTVKAADLNRGIIIQSGNDACVAMAEHIAGTEDAFVDMMNSWAKQLGMTDSYFENSHGLDSDNHKTTAYDMAILGAALIRDVPEEYRIYSEKEFTFNGIKQYNRNGLLWDKSMNVDGIKTGHTSGAGYNLVASATQDDMRLISVVMGASSEASRKAESKKLLSYGFRFFETVTPYKAGDSFVNQQIWYGDRESVDLGVATDTPLTIRRGKGKELQANFELTKPLEAPLAKGEVVGRVYFQLDGKDIAQFPLVTLQEVNEGSWFSKLMDYFKQLFASWLS; translated from the coding sequence ATGAAAGTATTCAAACCTAGCGCCCCAAAATCGATGTTGCTCCTGGCCATTGTGTCTGCCAGCGCCTTTGCAGCACCACCGACCGTTGTTCCTGAAGCCCCCTCCGTGGCCGCCAAAGCCTATGTGTTGATGGATTACCACACCGGCCAAATCATCGCCGAAGAACATGCCTATGAGCAGCTGAATCCAGCCAGCCTTACCAAGATGATGACCAGCTATGTGATTGGTCATGAAATGAAAGTGGGAAACATCTCACCGGAAGATGACGTCACCATTACCAAAAACGCCTGGTCAAAGAACTTCCCCGATTCCTCAAAGATGTTTATCGAGGTAGGTAAAACCGTAAAAGCCGCCGATTTGAACCGTGGCATCATCATCCAATCGGGTAACGATGCCTGTGTGGCCATGGCTGAGCACATTGCCGGTACAGAAGATGCCTTCGTGGATATGATGAACTCTTGGGCCAAGCAGCTCGGCATGACCGACAGCTATTTTGAAAACAGCCATGGGCTGGACTCTGACAACCACAAGACCACCGCCTATGACATGGCGATTCTGGGCGCAGCACTTATCCGTGATGTGCCGGAAGAGTACCGAATCTACTCCGAAAAAGAGTTCACCTTTAACGGCATCAAGCAATACAACCGTAACGGCCTCTTGTGGGACAAGAGCATGAACGTGGACGGTATCAAGACCGGCCACACCTCTGGGGCGGGTTATAATCTGGTGGCTTCTGCCACACAGGACGACATGCGTCTGATTTCAGTAGTCATGGGCGCCAGCAGCGAGGCTTCACGTAAAGCCGAAAGCAAAAAGCTGCTGTCCTATGGTTTCCGCTTCTTTGAAACAGTGACTCCCTACAAGGCTGGCGACAGCTTCGTTAATCAGCAAATTTGGTATGGCGATCGTGAAAGCGTTGATTTGGGTGTCGCCACAGATACGCCTCTGACCATTCGCCGTGGTAAAGGCAAAGAACTCCAGGCCAACTTCGAGCTGACCAAGCCACTGGAAGCGCCACTGGCCAAAGGCGAAGTTGTGGGCCGCGTGTATTTCCAGTTGGATGGCAAAGACATAGCGCAATTCCCGCTGGTCACGCTGCAGGAAGTGAACGAGGGCAGCTGGTTCTCCAAACTGATGGATTATTTCAAGCAGCTCTTTGCCAGCTGGCTGAGCTAA
- a CDS encoding septal ring lytic transglycosylase RlpA family protein yields the protein MPMPSIKSCWPLLAIALVLGGCSSSPEPTSSNKPSTKGDRYHQKHDAYPDSAPDVSQVPDAVPRYEPYSRGGNKPYSVMGKSYNVLASAANFRESGLASWYGTKFHGYHTSNGEVYDMYSMTAAHKTLPLPSFVRVRNLDNKKEVIVRVNDRGPFHEGRIIDLSYAAAYRLGMLNTGTARVEIETIYIPSPENEAYTSSQDPNHYFIQVVASKDKDRLNRLGKELADKYQLGYRLQEKDTLYRLQLGPLGHEGIASKMLQQMRQQGYPSGYLVTEPKS from the coding sequence ATGCCCATGCCAAGTATTAAATCCTGTTGGCCTTTATTGGCCATAGCGCTCGTTCTGGGCGGTTGCTCCTCGTCACCGGAGCCAACAAGCAGCAACAAACCCAGCACCAAGGGCGACAGGTATCATCAAAAGCACGATGCCTACCCTGACTCGGCGCCGGATGTCAGCCAGGTGCCTGACGCCGTCCCGCGTTATGAGCCGTACAGCCGGGGGGGCAACAAGCCATACTCGGTGATGGGTAAGTCCTATAACGTACTGGCTTCCGCCGCCAATTTCCGAGAATCAGGACTCGCCTCTTGGTACGGCACCAAGTTTCACGGTTATCACACCTCCAACGGCGAGGTGTACGACATGTACAGCATGACAGCAGCCCATAAGACCTTGCCATTGCCAAGCTTTGTCCGGGTGCGAAATCTGGATAACAAAAAGGAAGTCATTGTCAGAGTCAATGACAGGGGGCCGTTTCACGAAGGGCGTATCATAGACTTATCCTATGCTGCGGCTTATCGCCTCGGCATGCTGAACACGGGTACGGCCCGAGTCGAGATTGAAACCATTTACATTCCCTCGCCGGAAAATGAGGCTTATACCAGCAGTCAGGACCCCAACCATTACTTTATTCAGGTTGTCGCATCCAAAGACAAAGACAGGTTGAATCGGCTCGGCAAGGAGCTGGCCGACAAATACCAGCTTGGCTATCGATTACAGGAAAAAGATACCCTCTATCGCCTGCAATTGGGCCCCTTGGGCCACGAAGGTATCGCCAGCAAAATGTTGCAGCAAATGCGCCAGCAGGGATACCCAAGCGGCTATCTGGTCACTGAGCCCAAATCCTGA
- the lipA gene encoding lipoyl synthase, translated as MNRPERLQPGVKLRDADKVARIPVKIMPSERETMLRKPDWLRVKLPASNQRITEIKQALRSNGLHSVCEEASCPNLAECFNHGTATFMILGAICTRRCPFCDVAHGRPLKPDADEPVKLAKTIRDMKLKYVVITSVDRDDLRDGGAQHFADCIREIRALNPHIQIETLVPDFRGRIDVALDILSTNPPDVFNHNLETAPAHYRKARPGANYQWSLDLLKRFKERHPHIPTKSGLMMGLGETNEEIIQVLKDLRAHDVNMLTLGQYLQPSKFHLPVERYVSPQEFDELKAIAEDLGFSHAACGPLVRSSYHADLQAQGKEVK; from the coding sequence ATGAACAGACCCGAAAGATTGCAGCCGGGCGTCAAACTGCGTGACGCAGACAAAGTCGCCCGAATTCCGGTAAAAATCATGCCATCCGAGCGTGAAACCATGCTCAGAAAGCCAGATTGGCTGCGGGTAAAGCTGCCTGCCTCCAATCAACGCATCACTGAAATCAAACAGGCATTGCGCAGCAATGGTCTGCATTCTGTGTGTGAAGAGGCCTCCTGCCCCAACCTGGCAGAATGCTTCAACCACGGTACCGCTACCTTTATGATTTTGGGTGCCATTTGTACCCGCCGCTGCCCATTCTGCGACGTGGCCCACGGCCGTCCGCTGAAACCTGATGCCGATGAGCCGGTGAAACTGGCCAAGACCATCCGCGATATGAAACTCAAGTACGTGGTGATCACCTCGGTTGACCGTGATGATCTGCGTGACGGTGGTGCCCAGCACTTTGCCGACTGCATCCGTGAAATCCGCGCCCTGAATCCGCACATCCAGATTGAAACCCTGGTGCCCGATTTCCGCGGCCGTATCGATGTCGCGCTGGATATCTTAAGCACCAATCCACCGGATGTGTTCAACCACAACCTGGAAACTGCGCCGGCGCACTATCGCAAGGCTCGCCCGGGCGCCAACTATCAGTGGTCGCTGGATCTGCTCAAGCGCTTTAAAGAGCGCCACCCCCATATTCCAACCAAGTCAGGTTTGATGATGGGCCTGGGTGAAACCAATGAAGAAATCATTCAGGTACTCAAAGATCTGCGTGCACACGATGTGAACATGCTGACTCTGGGCCAGTACCTGCAGCCGTCCAAGTTTCACCTGCCGGTAGAGCGCTACGTGAGCCCACAGGAATTTGATGAGCTGAAAGCCATTGCCGAAGATCTTGGATTTAGCCACGCCGCCTGTGGCCCGCTGGTACGCTCAAGCTACCATGCCGACCTCCAAGCACAGGGCAAGGAAGTCAAATAA
- the lipB gene encoding lipoyl(octanoyl) transferase LipB, producing the protein MQAKTLHIRHLGNQDYETVWHAMQHYTDNRDENSPDELWLVEHPPVFTQGQAGKAEHILNPGDIPVIQVDRGGQVTYHGPGQLVAYPLLDIKRLKIGVRQLVTHIEQSIVDMLKPYGVDAYAKADAPGVYVDERKVASLGLRIRRGCSFHGLALNVDIDISPFQRINPCGYAGLEMVQCKALGGPNTVNEAGEKLTLTFSQLLGYEHLVHHQGLAE; encoded by the coding sequence TTGCAAGCCAAGACTCTGCATATCAGACACCTGGGAAATCAGGACTATGAAACCGTCTGGCACGCCATGCAGCACTATACCGATAACCGCGATGAAAATAGCCCGGATGAACTCTGGTTGGTTGAGCATCCCCCCGTTTTTACTCAGGGGCAAGCCGGTAAAGCCGAACATATTCTGAATCCCGGTGACATTCCCGTTATTCAGGTAGACCGTGGTGGCCAGGTGACTTATCACGGTCCGGGTCAGCTGGTCGCCTACCCCCTGCTGGACATCAAACGCCTGAAAATCGGTGTGCGTCAGCTGGTTACCCACATTGAGCAAAGCATAGTCGACATGCTTAAACCCTACGGTGTTGATGCCTATGCCAAAGCCGATGCACCCGGGGTGTACGTTGACGAGCGCAAGGTTGCATCGCTTGGCCTTCGTATTCGCCGAGGCTGCTCCTTCCATGGGCTGGCACTGAATGTCGACATAGATATCTCCCCCTTCCAGCGCATTAACCCCTGCGGTTATGCCGGCTTGGAAATGGTGCAGTGCAAAGCACTGGGCGGCCCCAATACCGTAAACGAAGCCGGTGAGAAATTGACACTGACCTTTAGCCAGCTTCTTGGCTATGAGCACCTGGTCCATCACCAAGGATTAGCAGAATAA
- the rodA gene encoding rod shape-determining protein RodA — translation MTRDHARKNIWQRMHIDLPLLLGLLAIMGFGLFVIWSASGEDPAMLERQLVRIGLSLGIMLFMAQVNPEILRRWALPIYIAGIILLLGVHFFGEINKGAQRWLNLGFMEFQPSELIKLAFPITMAWFISKFTLPPKKRYLAAAAIIMLIPTLLIAKQPDLGTSILVAASGIFVLFLSGMSWYIVLGLLASVLSFLPILWYFLMHDYQRRRVLTLLDPEKDPLGAGYHIIQSKIAIGSGGVDGKGWLQGTQSQLEFLPERHTDFIFAVIGEEFGLIGAILLLTMYIYVIGRGLVIASRAQTNFARLLAGSITLTFFVYIFVNIGMVSGILPVVGVPLPLISYGGTSMLTLMTGFGILMSIQTHRRFVDR, via the coding sequence ATGACAAGGGATCATGCCCGTAAAAATATCTGGCAGCGGATGCACATCGACTTACCGCTTTTGCTTGGACTGCTGGCCATTATGGGATTTGGCCTGTTTGTTATCTGGTCAGCCTCGGGTGAAGATCCGGCCATGCTGGAGCGGCAACTGGTGCGTATAGGGCTTTCCCTCGGCATCATGCTGTTTATGGCGCAGGTAAACCCGGAAATCCTGCGCCGCTGGGCACTGCCGATTTATATCGCGGGGATTATCCTGCTGCTCGGAGTACACTTTTTCGGTGAAATCAATAAAGGGGCACAGCGCTGGCTCAACCTGGGTTTTATGGAGTTTCAGCCATCCGAACTCATTAAGCTCGCCTTCCCCATCACCATGGCCTGGTTTATCAGCAAGTTTACCCTGCCGCCAAAGAAACGTTATCTGGCGGCTGCGGCCATTATCATGCTTATCCCAACCCTGTTGATTGCCAAGCAGCCTGACCTCGGTACCTCAATCCTGGTGGCGGCATCGGGCATCTTTGTGTTGTTCCTGTCCGGAATGAGCTGGTACATAGTACTAGGGCTGCTGGCCTCCGTGCTGTCGTTTCTGCCGATACTCTGGTATTTCCTGATGCACGACTACCAGCGTCGCCGGGTACTGACACTGCTGGATCCGGAAAAAGATCCCCTTGGCGCCGGTTATCACATTATCCAGTCGAAAATCGCCATAGGTTCAGGCGGTGTGGACGGCAAAGGCTGGCTGCAGGGCACTCAGTCTCAGCTGGAGTTTCTGCCCGAGCGTCACACTGACTTTATTTTTGCCGTGATTGGTGAAGAGTTTGGCCTCATCGGCGCCATCCTGTTACTGACCATGTACATCTACGTGATAGGCCGGGGACTGGTCATTGCATCGCGGGCACAAACCAACTTTGCCCGTTTGTTGGCCGGCTCCATTACCCTGACCTTCTTCGTGTACATCTTCGTGAATATCGGCATGGTAAGCGGCATTTTGCCTGTGGTGGGCGTGCCCTTGCCCCTGATAAGCTACGGAGGTACCTCAATGCTGACATTGATGACGGGTTTTGGCATTCTAATGAGCATTCAAACCCACAGACGCTTTGTCGACCGCTAA